Part of the Lampris incognitus isolate fLamInc1 chromosome 1, fLamInc1.hap2, whole genome shotgun sequence genome is shown below.
ATAAGGGTAATAAAAAAATGGGACCTTGCCTACCTGTGAGCTGTATCCCCCTGTTAATGAGGTCTGTGCTGTGACTGAGTAGCTGCCCTGGAGAACTGTGTCACTGTGTTGTGGTGTTGGTCTAGAGATGGTCATAGGTGGTGTGTGGCCTCCTCTCAACCCAGATAAGTCAACCCTGAGTGGGCTGGTTGACATCTGCTCCCTATGGGTATGGGTCTGAGCAGCCATACTTGCCAATTCTTCTTCCCTTTGCCATTCATCTTCCTCATCACCAGTTTCCATAGCAATGGAGAAGTAGCCACTGGTGTCCAAAGAGTGGGGCATCGGTCTTTGACTCTCCTGAACTTTCCTATTGAGTCGTGGTCTTAGTCtctccccctcagctctttctgaAAGGGAGAAGATCTGTTGGATGcgaggtgtctggtcagaggaagGACCAGGGTTTTGGACAAGTAAGGAGATCTGAGCCCTTGGTTGGGCAGGTGGTTGAGGTTGGGGATTGGAGTGTGGCCGGGGCTGGGGCTGGGATTGAGATTGGGAGGATGAGGACCAAGGGCGGGCTTGTACTGTACCATACTGTCTAGCCCAGCTATGAGGTACCACACCTGCTACTGAGCTTGGACCTACCACTTCCTCTGCCAGGGAGAAACTTCCCTTCCTGGCTGTTGTGTAGCCTAACGGCCCTGACGGAGAAGTAAGGGATAGTGACTTGCGAGGAAGTGAGGCCAGCTTGGATTGGAGGGGTGAGGAGCTGGAGTTGTTCCTACTATGTAGAGACTGGTTCAGAACTGACGAGTGGGCCTGTACAGAAAGTTCGGGGTCTGAGTGAGGGGGAGGAGGGATGGGTCTGGGTCTGGAGCGAGTGGCAGGGTTCAGAGAGTAGATCCCAGTCAGGATgacatcattgttgttgttatttgcaCTGCctaaaggagaggaggaggatgatgaagaggatgatgatgatgaggggaaAGATGAGGTTGGAGGGAGAAGATGGGCACGATTCTGGATATTCCGAGATGCAGCCATTTCAGCAGTCAGCATTGCACCCGCTACCAGAGCTCCTCCTGCCAGGCTATGATTGGACAGAGCTCCTCCTGCCAGCGTGTGATTGGACAGAAGTCCCCCTGCAATTCCATGACTGGATAATGAATGAGACGTGCCTCCATTTTGGTCCGCCTTAGAAGCCAACTTGCGTCTTTTGTTGCCAACCCACGTCTGTAGGGAACAGAGCAATCAGCTCAGTCacatcctcaaaaaaaaaaacaaaaaaaaaacaatcagctCAACACTAAGTGCAAAGCACTTGAGGGACTAATTCAGGAAAGTGTGGATAATAACTCATGACTTGCACTCGCTTTACAACCTCCTCAGGAAGACTGCACAACAGTCTTTCCCTTGCCTCTCTCACTGCAGCATCACATGGGCACACCTCATAAAAACGAGAATGGTGCAACACAAATCATAGGACAGAGCgctcgttcacacacacacacacacacacacacttaatggcCCTACCCGGACCACACTGAAGTCCAATTTGGTCTCTTGAGCACATTGCAGTATTAGCTGGAAGCAGGCCTTGCTCTGGTTGGTCATCCCGTTCTCATAGTAACGTTCCAGAATCCTCTGCTGCTCAGCTGTGAACACTGACCGCAGGTTCATCTGAGGGGCAATCATATGGATAAATAACCCCCCTAATGTATCGTTACAGTATATTAGAGACAGCTACCAATCATGCCCCTTTGACAGAAAGGTATCATATAATGGGGTTAAAAACATGATCAAATAAATGTTGACACAGCAAAAGTCACTGTTATTTCTGTAAAATCTAAGCTACAGTTGAAACCACCAAGAAGTAGCAGGCAATGCAAATAAAGTCACTCAAAATCAAGAAtggataaacaaataaatacacacatacattttatttttatagcaacTTTCATCATCAGCAACAgtttcaaagtgcttcacagtgcattaacgaccaagacggtcattatgacagttttggattttccaagtttaataactttgtgagaaaaaaaaatgatacagacctgccgctccctgaatgcccctaaaactgcatatatttgcattaaaatgagttttagatcaattgcagaaaaaaaagttatgagaagatctacctaaaatgaccgtgATAGGTCAAAATGACCACGCGTAATTAGCGGGTCATGTTACGTGTGttgttcgcgtcatttccttcgcaacgttcagttctttttttacatttcactttttataggcctggttacgtttgttagatcagcagTATGtgctttccgttttgtttttccaggTATTATTTCCAAGATGTATGGGTACAGCCGCTGTTTCAGACAAACCACAactaccactgaggcgttgcagtatttacaggtgttggacaccGGCGAtttcaaattgtttgaaaaatagtattaaagtggttaaatgttaattttagtgtcagtcgtttcttgacAGACATACTAACTTATCGTCACCTTCTTGAAATAAtgacctaagtcatattttcaagtttttcaaaaaacagaataaactgaaacaaatatcgaatatatgatatttcttaatcatttcccacctttttgtgtgaaatgattaagaaatatcatatattttatatttggtTGTAGTTTGgttgtagtttttaagttctggctGTTGTTTGGGATTGtttaaatggttattttcagttcttttttttacatttcacattttataggccttgttacgtttgttagattagcaatatgtcttttccgttttgtttttcaggtaatattttaactttttcaattttgctattcaagttcgaccatgcatgttctccccgtgtctgcgtgggtttcctccgggggctctggtttcctcccacagtccaaagacaagtaggtcaggtgaattggccatactaaattgtccctaggtatgaaagtgtgtgggtgtgtgtcggccctgtgtgacagtctggcagcctgtccacagtgtctccccgcctgccgcccaatgactgctgggataggttccagcatccccgtgacccgagagcaggataagcggttcggataatggatggatggaagttcgaCCAtggctctctgaagtttaaattgtttgaaaaatagtattaaacttgttaaaatgtgaattttggtgtcagtcgtttcctaacagacatactaacatatgcaatgcattaatatctcaattgggtatttatcttgacagaatatagagttcagaaaccggcggtcattttgatcgcCTGTGGTCatcttaggtaggagtgaaatcccggttgttctagtgttaaaacaataaaaacagacaacaacaaaaaaacctggTTAAATTAAAAGCTTTTCTGAATAAAAGTGTGTTAAGGCCTGTTTTAAAGGAGGCCAGAATAGGACAGCACCTAGTTTCAGCCTAGATTTACTTGAGCCAAGAAAATAGTGAATTACTGTATTCCACTTGAAATCAAAATCAGTAAAGAAGGTTGAATAGAACACAGATTATTCATACACGGTCATGCCTTTTGCCTGTGAATGGTTACATATGTTCAAGATGTTTACCcatcacccatccattatccaagctgcttaccttgcgctcagggtcacggggatgctggagcctgtctcagcagtcattgggcggcaggcagggagacaccctcgacaggctgccagaccatcacacagggcccacacacacacacattcatacctagggacaatttagtttggccgattcacctgaccagcatgtctttggactgtgggaggaactggAGCACACGGAgtagacccacgcagacacggggagaacatgcaaactccacacagaggatgacccaggatgacccccaaggttggactaacccggggctcgaacccaggaccttcttgctgtgaggcgaccgctctaatTGACCGCTGCCACCTTCACCCATCAATGATTCTTTAATTCTGAAAATACTGGTAAAGCAGATAAAATGTTTGTCCAAAATAGAATATCTTTGGTGTTAATATAGCCCAAATGCACTCATTTCAGTAAGATGTGCAACTGGGATATAAGAACTAATGTTAAAGGATCACTGAGTGAGCTGGTACAGTACTCACTGAACCAACACTGACATAGCTGGATGACTGACTGTAATCACAAGTGAATTTTATCCCTAAAACTGTGACCTTCTAGCATCTAGCGCAACATTTTTTTTGTACAACAGAGTTTATAGCATATATGCTATAAATTCAGATATTTTGAATAATCTTCATTCATTCTACTTACCTTGTTCAAGAGTTGTGACTTTGGCTGGTTTTAAAACAAACTGAAAATATACTTTCACTGAGCTCTTTATTAGAAACACCTGTACACCTCCATACTCGTGTAATTATCTAATCAGCCAACCATGTGGCAGCAGTGTAATGCATGAAATCACGCCGATAAAGGTCAAGAGCTTCTGTCAATGTTTACATCAGCCATCAGAATGAGGAAAAAATGTGATCTCAGTGACTGTGACCGTGGCATGAtagttggtgccagacgggctggttggAGTATTTCTGTAACTGCTGATctcctgggattttcacacacagcaGTCTCTAGAGTTCACTCAGAATGGtgtgaaaaacaaaagaaaaacgaaaaaaaaaaaaaatccagtgaggCAGTTGATGAGAGGTCaagggagaatggccagactggttcgagctgacagagatAACCACTCTGGACAATTGTGATGAGCAGAAAAGCATCTTGGAATGCACagcacatcgaaccttgaggcggaTGGGCTACAACAGCAGAAGACCACGTCTGGTTCCACTTCTGTCAGCCAAGAACAGAAAGCTAAGGCTGCAGtgggcacaggctcaccaaaattggacagttGAAGACTGGGAAAACGTAGCTTGGTCTGATGAATCTCAGTTTCTGCTGAGCCACACAGATGGTAGGGTGAGAATTTGGTGCCAACAGCATGAAACCATGGACCCAACCTGCCTTTTGTCAACAGTCCAGGCTGGTGGcagtggtgtgatggtgtggagAATGTTTTCTTGGCAACTTTGGGACCGTTAATACCAATCAATTATCGCTTGAATACCACAGCCTATTTGAATATTGTTGCTGATTATGTGCATCTCTTCATGGCCACAACTTACCCATCTTCTGGTTACTTCCAGCATGATAATGCTGATAATGCTGTCACAAAGCAAAAATCATCTCAAACTGGTTTCATGAACATGATGATTTCAGTGTTCTTCAGTGGCCTTCCAAGTCACTGGATCTGAACTTTGGGATGTTGTAGAACGGGAGATTTTCAGCATGAATGTgaagctgacaaatctgcagaaaTTGCGTGATGCAATCATGTCAACATGGACCAGAATCTCAAAGGAATATTTACAACATCTTGTGGAATCCATGCCACAAAGACTTGAGGCTGTTTTGAGAGCAAATGAAGGCCCTACCCACTATTAGTACAGGGTTCCTAAATAAAGTGATCAGTGAGTGTATAGTTGTGTTCTATATAGGCAACTCAATATTCTTCACTCATATACTTTTTACCTGATCTAGAGTTGCTATGTTGGTTGCGTCATGTTAATGTTTCATTGCTCCATTCAGAATTTACACAGAGCTGTTAACTATTATCTGATGCTGCAAATATTGAATTTGCACACTGGGatcattacattttctttttatccaATCTAACCCATAACAACTCTTTTGCAATCTCTTGCTGAAGGCTCACTCTCTAATGTGAGACGTACTTGTGGAAAATTCCAGACTCGGCACCATTGAATAGGGGCCATATAAGGGGCTTCATTCCAAAACACCACACAGTCATTTTAAAAAATCTTTTGGAGAACTTAAATTCAATCATCAAAATTTTCCAAATTCAGATAGCACTGTCTTCAAATGCATGGAAGAATTCTACAGATTATCCACAGCTTTACACATAACCCATCTGGTTTTGTTTAATGATGGCAATTACTTTGTTAGAGTAGGAATTTTTGCCATGTGGCCATCTCTCATGTACTCACAGTCTGCATTCCACGCCTCTCTGGCCATGCATCCATTCTGCCACTGGAGGGGAAGGGGGCAGCCATGCTGGCCGATGCAAAAGTGCAGCCCTCCCCAATGTCTAGGATAGTGTTATCCTAATGGCACTCATGCTGCTCAGTGGACATGGCACTTTCCTGGGTAATGTGGTCGCAATGAAACCGAGTGGGAAGACATGGTGCTTTGGAGTCTgttgggtgaaaaaaaaaattaaacagatCAATCCAAGTGACCGTAAAGATTTTATGGAACAATGACCGCAGCAAATACATTTCTACCCCAAAATGAAAGACGTGAAAAGTCAATTAACCAATTTCAGTTTCATCTCACCGTTGGACACCAGGCAAGTAAAACATTTTTGGGCAACATACTGTTAACAAAAAACCCATAATCTGCATTGTGCACACTACAAATTgttacaattacaatttcatttagcagacatttTTATCCGAAGTGACATACAGCTGAGAGTTaatgcaacacaagcaaggatctggtCAGGCGACAACAACGCAATTAAGTGCCAAAAAACAAGGTTCAAGTcggataggacataggtgtcaacaggcaagtGCAAAAGGGCAATGCAAAGGGTTTGTAGAAGCATTTTTTCCCTTGCAACTGCAATCTCCTATGCTCAAGATCAGAGCTTGTTCTGTTGGGTTTAGTTCAATCTCAATCGTGAAAATCCTGCCCCcgtctgattttcacaacaaaggaagcaatagagtGTGCAAACCATCTCAGATGACCCCCCTATTGAAGCTCAGAGTGAAACTAGGAAGTGCTCAGCCCTACAAAGCCTGACAATGGCCTAAATCCGAATCAAAACTCAAGACAAGTTTCAAATCACTTACCAACCGACTGCAATctcctatgttcaagatcagcACTATTATGCCATTGGTTATAGTTCATAATTTAGACATGGCAAACCAATTTAGTAAAATCACATCCCCATCAGGACGTATTGCAATTGATTCCAAGACAAAAAAAGGGCTCACACAAAAAGCACTGAGATAATTCATTTCTGTGTATTCCTTATATTAAAATAATAAACAAGGGACAATTCCAGTTGTTttctcatatccatccatccattatccaa
Proteins encoded:
- the hdx gene encoding highly divergent homeobox isoform X2, with the protein product MAREAWNADWGLFIHMIAPQMNLRSVFTAEQQRILERYYENGMTNQSKACFQLILQCAQETKLDFSVVRTWVGNKRRKLASKADQNGGTSHSLSSHGIAGGLLSNHTLAGGALSNHSLAGGALVAGAMLTAEMAASRNIQNRAHLLPPTSSFPSSSSSSSSSSSSPLGSANNNNNDVILTGIYSLNPATRSRPRPIPPPPHSDPELSVQAHSSVLNQSLHSRNNSSSSPLQSKLASLPRKSLSLTSPSGPLGYTTARKGSFSLAEEVVGPSSVAGVVPHSWARQYGTVQARPWSSSSQSQSQPQPRPHSNPQPQPPAQPRAQISLLVQNPGPSSDQTPRIQQIFSLSERAEGERLRPRLNRKVQESQRPMPHSLDTSGYFSIAMETGDEEDEWQREEELASMAAQTHTHREQMSTSPLRVDLSGLRGGHTPPMTISRPTPQHSDTVLQGSYSVTAQTSLTGGYSSQTSVSMSANPWLLSNSRKRTLQDRTQFSDGDLVQLKRYWDRGMTSLGSVCREKITAAANQLNVDTEIVKTWISNRRRKYRLMGIEIPPPKGGPAVFTTSSPGNDSPLALSPDGEGLRTPELGDDLNDGGSLCLSEDGTSDLYQREGEDGTDLSDTAPLANNVKIEIIDEDDDDGEIVASDIEQMQSLLEFKHEEVRFLESELENQKQKYHELESFTKSLLNAVMNNDLEKQQELMASLPQTADQDWNGTPEGEAEPAAMSTEMSSNHDETSTTALYNDEPSLTPTNEDFPLATINSDGSKTEVAEPSASEEVLEEAVIEQE
- the hdx gene encoding highly divergent homeobox isoform X1, whose protein sequence is MAAPFPSSGRMDAWPERRGMQTMNLRSVFTAEQQRILERYYENGMTNQSKACFQLILQCAQETKLDFSVVRTWVGNKRRKLASKADQNGGTSHSLSSHGIAGGLLSNHTLAGGALSNHSLAGGALVAGAMLTAEMAASRNIQNRAHLLPPTSSFPSSSSSSSSSSSSPLGSANNNNNDVILTGIYSLNPATRSRPRPIPPPPHSDPELSVQAHSSVLNQSLHSRNNSSSSPLQSKLASLPRKSLSLTSPSGPLGYTTARKGSFSLAEEVVGPSSVAGVVPHSWARQYGTVQARPWSSSSQSQSQPQPRPHSNPQPQPPAQPRAQISLLVQNPGPSSDQTPRIQQIFSLSERAEGERLRPRLNRKVQESQRPMPHSLDTSGYFSIAMETGDEEDEWQREEELASMAAQTHTHREQMSTSPLRVDLSGLRGGHTPPMTISRPTPQHSDTVLQGSYSVTAQTSLTGGYSSQTSVSMSANPWLLSNSRKRTLQDRTQFSDGDLVQLKRYWDRGMTSLGSVCREKITAAANQLNVDTEIVKTWISNRRRKYRLMGIEIPPPKGGPAVFTTSSPGNDSPLALSPDGEGLRTPELGDDLNDGGSLCLSEDGTSDLYQREGEDGTDLSDTAPLANNVKIEIIDEDDDDGEIVASDIEQMQSLLEFKHEEVRFLESELENQKQKYHELESFTKSLLNAVMNNDLEKQQELMASLPQTADQDWNGTPEGEAEPAAMSTEMSSNHDETSTTALYNDEPSLTPTNEDFPLATINSDGSKTEVAEPSASEEVLEEAVIEQE